In Thermosynechococcus sichuanensis E542, a single genomic region encodes these proteins:
- the cobU gene encoding bifunctional adenosylcobinamide kinase/adenosylcobinamide-phosphate guanylyltransferase produces the protein MPHHVLVTGPSRSGKSEWAECLAAQGQQPVIYIATAIAPPEDREWLQRIEQHRARRPAEWQLRECPLELAALLRDLPPDHCALVDSLGTWVANCLDQSQDQWQETVTELLASVQACAAQLIFVAEEVGWGVVPAYASGRCFRDRLGELCQQLSPLMAEVYLVTTGFALPLHQWGICLKRLRENQNP, from the coding sequence ATGCCTCATCATGTCTTGGTGACCGGTCCGAGTCGCAGCGGTAAAAGCGAATGGGCAGAATGCCTCGCCGCCCAAGGCCAACAACCTGTGATTTATATTGCGACGGCGATCGCCCCCCCAGAGGATAGGGAATGGTTGCAGCGGATTGAACAGCACCGTGCTCGCCGCCCCGCTGAATGGCAATTGCGGGAGTGTCCCCTTGAGCTAGCTGCCCTGCTGCGTGACCTGCCGCCTGATCATTGCGCCTTGGTGGACTCTTTAGGAACATGGGTGGCCAATTGCCTAGACCAATCCCAAGACCAATGGCAAGAAACCGTTACTGAATTGCTAGCGAGTGTGCAAGCCTGTGCCGCTCAACTCATTTTTGTCGCTGAAGAGGTGGGCTGGGGAGTCGTTCCGGCCTATGCCAGTGGTCGCTGTTTTCGCGATCGCCTAGGGGAACTGTGTCAGCAACTGAGTCCGTTGATGGCGGAAGTGTATCTTGTAACAACTGGTTTTGCGCTGCCGCTTCACCAATGGGGTATCTGTCTCAAACGTCTGAGGGAGAACCAGAACCCTTAA